In Helicoverpa zea isolate HzStark_Cry1AcR chromosome 3, ilHelZeax1.1, whole genome shotgun sequence, the following proteins share a genomic window:
- the LOC124645866 gene encoding sodium bicarbonate cotransporter 3 isoform X5, which produces MKLSVKKIRFDIRPWTMETRADDDEAPTDPAARKLTHHDYTEQDFEGHRAHTVFVGVHVPARRHSHRKHKHHHRNGEKDVERPVTPPAQRVQFILGEDVDDSTLESHPLFSEMEELVKDGDELEWKETARWIKFEEDVEEGGNRWSKPHVATLSLHSLFELRSLILNGSVILDMEAGSLEQVADNVLDNMVADGGIGYDCREKVKDALLRRHRHQHERRNHHNNMSRLPLIRSLADIGRNHSSCKSATHDDGMVKSPSSISMQRNHSSGDLPMNGDINHKCNTNFMRKIPPGAEASNILVGEVDFLEKTLSAFVRLKTGTIMGDLTEVPVPTRFMFVLLGPPNSNSSFHEIGRAMATLMSDEIFHEVAYRAKKRDHLLAGIDEFLDAVTVLPPGEWDPAIRIEPPAAIPSQDPRKRPNDNNPKEELDEEEEEQRQREESGLARSGRLFGGLINDLKRKMPWYWSDFKDALAIQCVASWIFLYFACLSPIITFGGLLGEATGKNMAAMESLISGFVCGMGYGFFSGQPLTILGSTGPVLVFETIVFEFCRQIGWNYMSFRFCIGTWITIILVILVAIDASAFVCYITRFTEENFATLIAFIFIYKAVENVISIGKKYPLKTRPDEALNYECYCLPSNYSKVPEQFNWTSVDKESCQLYNGTLAGGGCDTKVYVPDVYLMSIILFLGTFTISIILKDFKNSLFFPSKVRQIISDFSVIIAILSMSFLDYKVGVKTPKLEVPSEFKPTLPSRNWVITPFSGNPFWSALVAILPALLGTILIFMDQQITAVIVNRKENKLKKGCGYHLDLFVLAILIQICSVMGLPWFVAATVLSINHVNSLKVESECAAPGEKPQFLGVREQRVTHILIFLMIGCSVILTPVLSHIPMPVLFGVFLYMGVASLKGLQFFDRILIMFMPQKYQPDHMFLRQVPIRRVHIFTLIQLACLVCLWVIKSFSMTSILFPLMLVVMIGIRKALDLFFTRREMKILDDVMPEMTKRNQDELRELGDAEDATKSNPPSYQENLQIPLINGNIMNIPLTSINISEEVNKTGIWKQVNNSNKMKRDIKSKTGKKNNKHKKLIMSKNAQTEIERRLSTMDEVEEDDSSVKVCIDTKF; this is translated from the exons GCCACCGCGCCCACACAGTATTCGTGGGAGTGCACGTGCCAGCGCGAAGACATTCCCATAGGAAGCACAAACACCATCATCGTAATGGAGAGAAGGATGTGGAAAGACCTG tgACCCCACCAGCTCAGAGAGTACAGTTTATACTTGGCGAAGATGTCGATGATTCTACTCTTGAGTCACACCCACTGTTCTCCGAAATGGAGGAACTGGTTAAAGATGGAGATGAACTTGAATGGAAAGAGACAGCCAGATGGATTAAATTCGAAGAAGACGTTGAAGAAGGTGGAAATAGATGGTCAAAACCTCACGTAGCGACTTTATCACTGCACTCTCTTTTTGAATTACGGAGTCTCATACTCAATGGGTCGGTAATCTTGGATATGGAAGCTGGTTCTTTGGAACAGGTGGCTGATAATGTACTAGATAATATGGTAGCCGATGGTGGCATAGGATATGATTGTAGAGAGAAGGTCAAAGACGCTTTATTGAGGAGGCACAGGCATCAGCATGAGCGACGGAACCATCACAATAATATGTCAAGGCTACCTTTGATCCGTTCTCTGGCCGATATCGGACGAAACCATTCATCCTGTAAAA GTGCTACTCACGATGACGGAATGGTGAAAAGTCCCAGCAGTATATCAATGCAAAGGAATCATAGCTCTGGTGATCTTCCCATGAACGGAGACATAAATCACAAATGCAACACAAACTTTATGCGGAAAATACCACCGGGAGCAGAAGCATCCAATATCCTCGTGGGAGAAGTAGACTTTCTCGAAAAAACTCTGTCAGCATTTGTCAGACTGAAAACAGGAACAATAATGGGCGATTTGACCGAAGTCCCAGTGCCAACCAGATTTATGTTCGTTTTACTCGGACCACCTAACAGCAATTCTAGTTTCCATGAAATAGGCCGAGCTATGGCTACCCTGATGTCTGATGAAATTTTTCATGAAGTGGCATATAGGGCTAAGAAAAGAGATCATCTTCTAGCTGGCATAGATGAATTTCTCGATGCAGTGACAGTTCTGCCACCTGGAGAATGGGATCCAGCTATTCGTATTGAACCTCCAGCAGCCATACCTTCCCAAGATCCTCGAAAACGGCCAAACGATAATAATCCGAAAGAGGAATTGGACGAAGAGGAGGAAGAACAAAGGCAGAGGGAGGAATCAGGGTTAGCTAGAAGTGGTAGACTTTTTGGAGGGTTAATAAATGATCTCAAAAGGAAGATGCCCTGGTACTGGTCTGATTTTAAAGATGCATTGGCGATACAGTGTGTCGCCTCatggatatttttatatttcgcaTGTTTGTCGCCTATAATTACATTTGGAGGACTGTTAGGCGAAGCCACTGGAAAAAATATGGCTGCTATGGAATCATTAATATCCGGATTCGTCTGTGGGATGGGTTACGGATTTTTTTCAGGACAACCTTTAACAATTTTAGGATCGACAGGCCCAGTTTTAGTATTCGAGACAATTGTATTTGAATTCTGTCGTCAGATCGGCTGGAATTACATGTCATTCAGGTTTTGTATCGGGACGTGGATAACAATAATTTTGGTAATTCTGGTAGCGATCGATGCGAGCGCGTTCGTCTGTTACATAACCAGATTTACCGAAGAAAATTTCGCTACCCTAAtagcttttattttcatttacaag GCGGTGGAAAATGTAATATCTATAGGGAAAAAGTACCCTCTTAAGACACGCCCCGATGAAGCTCTCAATTATGAGTGCTATTGTTTGCCAAGCAATTACTCTAAAGTGCCGGAGCAGTTTAATTGGACTTCGGTTGACAAAGAGTCTTGTCAG CTCTACAATGGAACCTTAGCTGGCGGTGGATGTGATACGAAAGTATATGTTCCGGACGTATACTTAATGTCCATTATTCTTTTCCTGGGCACGTTTACAATTTCGATCATCTTGAAAGATTTTAAGAACTCCTTGTTTTTCCCATCGAAG GTTCGCCAAATCATCAGCGACTTCTCAGTGATCATAGCCATACTATCAATGTCATTCTTGGACTACAAAGTCGGTGTAAAGACCCCAAAATTGGAAGTACCTTCAGAGTTCAAACCAACATTACCTAGCAGGAACTGGGTGATAACTCCATTCAGTGGTAATCCTTTTTGGTCAGCATTAGTAGCCATATTACCAGCACTTTTGGGGACCATACTGATATTTATGGATCAACAGATTACAGCTGTTATAGTAAACCGTAAAGAGAATAAGTTGAAGAAAGGCTGTGGTTACCATCTTGATTTATTTGTACTGGCGATCCTTATACAGATATGCTCTGTAATGGGACTTCCCTGGTTCGTAGCAGCAACAGTGTTGAGCATAAATCACGTGAATTCTCTGAAAGTGGAGTCCGAATGTGCAGCTCCGGGAGAAAAGCCGCAATTTTTAGGAGTGCGAGAACAAAGAGTGACACATATTTTAATCTTCTTAATGATTGGTTGTTCGGTAATACTGACGCCTGTTCTAAGCCATATACCAATGCCTGTCCTCTTTGGAGTATTTCTTTATATGGGAGTGGCTTCGCTGAAGGGTCTACAGTTCTTCGACAGAATCTTGATCATGTTCATGCCTCAGAAATATCAACCTGATCATATGTTCTTGAGACAG GTGCCCATCCGTCGAGTCCACATTTTCACCCTAATTCAGCTAGCATGTCTTGTCTGTCTTTGGGTGATAAAATCCTTCTCAATGACGTCAATCCTTTTCCCATTGATGCTCGTAGTAATGATCGGTATAAGAAAAGCTCTCGACTTATTCTTCACGAGAAGGGAGATGAAAATACTCGATGACGTGATGCCAGAAATGACAAAAAGGAACCAAGATGAACTTCGGGAACTTGGCGACGCTGAG GATGCCACGAAGAGCAACCCACCGTCATATCAAGAGAACTTGCAAATTCCTCTGATAAATGGCAACATAATGAATATTCCGTTGACGTCAATAAATATTTCGGAGGAAGTAAACAAGACGGGGATTTGGAAGCAAGTCAATAACAGCAACAAGATGAAACGAGATATTAAATCAAAGACGGGAAAGAAAAA TAACAAACACAAGAAATTAATAATGTCCAAAAACGCACAAACTGAAATAGAAAGGCGACTGTCAACAATGGACGAGGTGGAAGAAGATGATTCTTCAGTCAAGGTGTGCATCGACACCAAATTCTAA